The Cetobacterium somerae ATCC BAA-474 sequence AAAATTCATTATATGATGACAATTTATATAAAATGGCTGAGGATATTTTAGAATATATTTATATCATGTCTGCATAAAAGTTGATATTGTAATAATATCAACTTTTTTTATTTTCTTGAACTCATATATAAGCCACAACTTATATAAAGTATCCCATACAATAATAATATATAGGATTTAAAGAAAACTAATAAAATTAAAGCAACTACTCCCCCTAAAATGTACTGTCCTATTTCTAAAGCTGATAGGAATATATTCTCAATTTTATTCTTTTCACCCTTTAGAACTTTTCCTATATAACTCCCTAAATCAGTTAAATTTCCAGTCATATGAGTACTTCTTATTAAGCTACCTTTAAATCTTATTGACATTCCATTTTGAAATCCCATAGTTAAAGTTAAAAAAAATAAAAACAATTTATCGGTTTTATCTAAAAAATAACTTATTAGCACTATACAACCAAAAACTACTATTATCTTTCCGTACCGTTTAATATTTATCTCTTGAAAATTACTACCTACAATAGAAGATAAAATTGACCCACCCATAAAACAAAATATCATTATAATAAGTTCAACCAATTTTTTATAAAATCTAATATCATAAATATATTTTGCAACTGAAGTAAATGTTCCTGAATAATGTGATATCGGGTAACCAAAATAAGTTAACGTTATAATGTTTATAAATCCACTAAAAAAGCAAATTGATGCAACTATTATATAATACTCTTTATCTTTCATATAACCATCTCCTTATATCTTTTATACTCTACTAAAAAAAGAAGTTTTTCTTTTTTATTGTCTTGCTTTTCTATAAAAAATACTGTATTCTTTTGATATTAATTAAATATAAAGGAGTTTAGTATGGAAGTTGGATTACTTTTTTATTCTTTAACTTTTTTAGGAGGATTTCTCTCTTTTTTCTCTCCATGTGTAATACCTATAATTCCCATATATTTTAGCTTTTTAGCTGGGAATGGAAAAAAAAGTGACTGTTATGGAAATATTAGTTATAATCAAAAGAAAGTTTTTTTTAATACTTTATTTTTTATATTTGGTATTTCAACTTCATTCTTTATTTTAGGAGTTTCTTTTACTACAATTGGTGACCTTGCATTTAGCCAAAAAGATATAATCTCTAAAATAGGTGGAGTTATTATTATTATTCTAGGTTTATTTCAACTTGGGATAATTAAATTAAATCCTTTATACAAAGAAAAAAGAATTGCTTATAGTGATAAAAAAATAACGCCTTTTGTAGCCTTTATAACTGGTTTTACATTTAGTTTTGCTTGGACTCCCTGTGTTGGACCAATTCTTTCTTCAGTTTTAATTTTAGCAGCTACTTTAAAGGATAATAGTATTGGAAATTTATTAATATTTATTTATTCATTAGGTTTTGTTATACCTTTTTTATTGATAGGACTATTTACAACAACCTTATTAAACTTTTTTAAATCTAAGCAAAATTTTTTAAAGTACACAGTTAAAATTGCTGGAGGATTTTTAGTAATTATAGGTACACTTACATTTTTGGGATATACGAATCAACTATCTAATTATTTTATTCCATCAACACTCAATGGTTCAATAACTAATAATACAGAAACCATTTTAAATAAAGATAGTTATCGTTTATTAGATCAATATGGCAATGAACATATTTTATCCAACTATAAAGGTAAAGTTGTTTTTCTAAATTTTTGGGCTACTTGGTGTCCACCTTGTAAAGAAGAAATGCCAACTATTGAAGAACTTTATAAAGAATTTGGAGAAAATAAAAATGATGTTATTATACTAGGGATAACAAATCCTGTTACGGAAGAAAATCCAAACGGACAAGATAAAAATATTGATGAAATTAAATATTTTTTACAAGAAAATAACTATTCTTTCCCTACAGTTTTTGATAAAACTGGCATATATTTTGATAACTTCAAAATTCGAGCTTTTCCAACTACATATATCATTGGAAAAGATGGTGAAATAAAAACTGCCATTCCAGGAGCTATGACAAAACAACAAATGTTAAAGCTTATTAGAGATAACATTTAACTTTAAAATAAACGAGGAAATAATTTAAATTATTTCCTCGTTTTAATTTTTTTAAGAAAATCTCTTATTTTTTTTATTAAATTCTTCTCTTTTTTTAAAGATGGATTTAATATTTTTAATTTATTTCTAATTGTCTTTTTTATCTGTCCATTAGGACAAATATTACACATTTTAGCCTTACATTTCTCACAACCCAATGATATTTTCTCTAATTTTTCTTCTAACTCTTCTATCCCCATATTTTCCCCTTAAACCTCTATTTTACTTCTTCTAATTTATAAATAACATCTTTTCTTGATTTTAGTTCATTACACTTGGTACACCAATAGCTTATTGATCCACATGCAGCTAATTTTTCAAGTTCAATTCCATCTTTTGGACAATAAGCTTTTCTCGTATATCTTTTATTACAATTTTTACAAATATACTCATTCCCAATTTTTTCTAATTCTTTTCCACAATTCTTACATTGATTAGTATTCATTCTTCCTCCTTAATCAAACTATTTATTTATATCTTCTAAAAGTTTTATTAAATTTTTTTCAAAATCTTTATTTTGATTCATAGTTCTTTTCTTTGGACCTTTTGTTCTTTTTCCTGCATTTCTCATTTTCTGAGACATATGCCTACTAAAAAGTAAACTTTCTATATTAAATTTACTATAAATCAATCCATCTTGGTTTATTGCAAAAGCTTCT is a genomic window containing:
- a CDS encoding YoaK family protein; translation: MKDKEYYIIVASICFFSGFINIITLTYFGYPISHYSGTFTSVAKYIYDIRFYKKLVELIIMIFCFMGGSILSSIVGSNFQEINIKRYGKIIVVFGCIVLISYFLDKTDKLFLFFLTLTMGFQNGMSIRFKGSLIRSTHMTGNLTDLGSYIGKVLKGEKNKIENIFLSALEIGQYILGGVVALILLVFFKSYILLLYGILYISCGLYMSSRK
- a CDS encoding cytochrome c biogenesis protein/redoxin; the protein is MEVGLLFYSLTFLGGFLSFFSPCVIPIIPIYFSFLAGNGKKSDCYGNISYNQKKVFFNTLFFIFGISTSFFILGVSFTTIGDLAFSQKDIISKIGGVIIIILGLFQLGIIKLNPLYKEKRIAYSDKKITPFVAFITGFTFSFAWTPCVGPILSSVLILAATLKDNSIGNLLIFIYSLGFVIPFLLIGLFTTTLLNFFKSKQNFLKYTVKIAGGFLVIIGTLTFLGYTNQLSNYFIPSTLNGSITNNTETILNKDSYRLLDQYGNEHILSNYKGKVVFLNFWATWCPPCKEEMPTIEELYKEFGENKNDVIILGITNPVTEENPNGQDKNIDEIKYFLQENNYSFPTVFDKTGIYFDNFKIRAFPTTYIIGKDGEIKTAIPGAMTKQQMLKLIRDNI
- a CDS encoding zinc ribbon domain-containing protein — its product is MNTNQCKNCGKELEKIGNEYICKNCNKRYTRKAYCPKDGIELEKLAACGSISYWCTKCNELKSRKDVIYKLEEVK